One Xiphophorus maculatus strain JP 163 A chromosome 9, X_maculatus-5.0-male, whole genome shotgun sequence DNA segment encodes these proteins:
- the LOC102229720 gene encoding Rieske domain-containing protein-like: MASGSEDDEGNTTGASWRLIGPASELSKKPCRLMYSPLGRDSDVCLFYVRGQFFAMDARCAHSGGPLCEGDIEEADGVLQVFCPWHDYGYDLRTGKSGTLLEQQVYEVKLVDGDVYVKHASHLSLRPFPANQKT, from the exons ATGGCTTCTGGCTCGGAGGATGATGAAGGGAACACGACGGGCGCTTCATGGAGACTTATAGGCCCAGCCTCGGAGCTTTCCAAGAAGCCCTGCCGTCTAATGTACTCCCCTCTCGGCCGCGACAGCGATGTCTGCCTCTTTTATGTCAGGGGACAGTTTTTTGCCATGGACGCCCGCTGTGCTCACTCCG ggggtCCTCTGTGTGAGGGAGACATTGAGGAGGCTGATGGAGTCCTGCAGGTCTTCTGCCCCTGGCATGACTATGGCTATGATCTCAGAACTGGGAAGTCTGGGACATTATTAGAG CAACAAGTTTATGAAGTAAAGCTGGTGGATGGCGACGTGTACGTGAAGCACGCAAGTCATCTCTCCCTCAGGCCTTTTCCAGCAAATCAGAAAACCTGA